The proteins below are encoded in one region of Oncorhynchus masou masou isolate Uvic2021 chromosome 15, UVic_Omas_1.1, whole genome shotgun sequence:
- the LOC135555453 gene encoding sphingosine 1-phosphate receptor 1-like, producing the protein MEEASHAAYAAVAAPTVVPMTPSVGYLLRMFHEYQSNAVIREHYNYTGKLKENKYKDGLKPEAIAFLLICLLIVLENAVVLLAIWKNKKFHLPMYYLLGSLTLSDLLAGFTYMVNIVTSGANTLKMTPVLWFLREGGVFITLAASVISLLAIAIERHVTMVRMKPYQGAKRGRMFALIGASWVLSVFLGVLPVLGWNCMGRLDQCSTVLPLFAKSYILFFITVFTAVLLAIVVLYVRIFHTVRSNTKHLGSGLQRKGLARKSQKYMALLKTVTIVLGVFIICWLPLFILLLLDFCCPARSCQVLFKADYFLGIAMFNSLLNPIIYTLTSKDMRRAILRLLCRRCLLTKDGQVKKIGVPFLECSTSKTEAPSHRLEGLEITVSSANFTPSTIKAIYPRMSKT; encoded by the coding sequence ATGGAAGAAGCATCGCATGCTGCTTACGCTGCTGTTGCTGCCCCCACTGTGGTTCCCATGACCCCCTCGGTAGGGTACCTGCTCCGGATGTTCCACGAGTACCAGAGCAATGCTGTCATCAGAGAACACTACAACTACACAGGCAAACTGAAGGAGAACAAGTACAAGGATGGACTAAAGCCAGAGGCCATAGCCTTCCTGCTGATCTGCTTGCTCATAGTGCTGGAGAATGCTGTGGTGCTGTTGGCCATCTGGAAGAATAAGAAATTCCATCTGCCCATGTACTATCTGTTAGGCAGCCTAACACTCTCAGACCTGCTAGCAGGCTTCACCTACATGGTGAACATTGTAACTTCAGGGGCCAACACGTTAAAGATGACCCCTGTGCTGTGGTTCCTTAGGGAGGGGGGGGTCTTTATAACGCTGGCCGCCTCTGTTATCAGCCTCCTAGCCATCGCAATTGAGCGCCACGTCACCATGGTGAGGATGAAGCCCTACCAGGGGGCCAAGCGAGGCCGGATGTTTGCCCTGATCGGGGCCAGCTGGGTGCTGTCAGTGTTCCTGGGGGTTCTGCCCGTCCTGGGCTGGAACTGTATGGGCCGTCTGGACCAGTGCTCCACTGTCCTGCCACTCTTCGCCAAAAGCTACATCCTCTTCTTCATCACCGTGTTCACTGCTGTTCTGCTGGCTATCGTGGTGCTTTATGTGCGCATTTTCCACACTGTAAGGTCCAACACAAAGCACCTGGGCTCTGGCCTGCAGCGCAAAGGCCTGGCCCGCAAGTCCCAGAAGTACATGGCCCTGCTGAAGACTGTCACCATCGTGCTGGGTGTCTTCATCATCTGCTGGCtgcctctcttcatcctcctcttgcTGGACTTCTGCTGCCCGGCACGGAGCTGCCAGGTGCTCTTCAAGGCGGACTACTTCCTGGGCATCGCCATGTTCAACTCTCTCCTCAATCCCATCATCTATACCCTGACCAGTAAGGACATGAGGAGGGCCATCCTGAGGCTGCTGTGCCGACGCTGCCTCCTCACCAAGGATGGCCAGGTGAAGAAGATAGGTGTGCCCTTCCTAGAGTGCAGTACCAGTAAGACTGAGGCACCCTCCCATAGGCTGGAGGGCCTGGAGATCACAGTCTCCTCTGCCAACTTCACCCCTTCCACTATTAAAGCCATCTACCCCAGGATGTCAAAGACATGA
- the LOC135555454 gene encoding kinetochore protein Spc24-like produces MLQDVMDTGESMVKILKSSKADDELRKVREKQQSFFERHMDTMKTITLVLNGVVQCEDEASQKLLDMEGQKSQAEWELDSLEQELQQYTARSQNMDSELQFLQRELESLRDSEQELQTLQQEVDDDTTEVIPSALYVAQLYHKVTKIKWEYDTEPHILRGVHYGADLATPINIDTSVRSRCSVSDELWNFVNTEW; encoded by the exons ATGCTTCAGGACGTTATGGACACGGGAGAGTCGATGGTCAAAATACTGAAAAGCAGCAAAGCTGACGATGAATTAAGAAAAGTGAGAGAAAAACAGCAGTCTTTCTTTGAGCGACACATGGACACGATGAAAACCATCACACTGGTGTTAAACG GTGTAGTTCAGTGTGAGGATGAGGCGAGCCAGAAGCTGCTGGACATGGAGGGGCAGAAGAGCCAGGCAGAGTGGGAACTGGACAGCCTGGAGCAGGAGCTGCAGCAGTATACAGCAAGGAGCCAGAACATGGACTCTGAACTACA GTTCCTGCAGAGGGAGCTGGAGAGTCTGCGTGACTCGGAGCAGGAGCTGCAGACCCTGCAGCAGGAGGTTGATGATGACACTACGGAGGTCATCCCATCAGCCTT ATACGTGGCCCAGTTGTACCACAAGGTGACCAAGATCAAGTGGGAGTATGACACGGAGCCACACATTCTGAGAGGAG TGCACTATGGAGCTGACCTGGCCACACCAATCAACATAGACACCTCTGTGCGGTCTCGGTGTTCAGTCAGTGATGAGCTGTGGAACTTTGTCAACACTGAATGGTAG
- the LOC135555452 gene encoding protein KRI1 homolog isoform X2, whose product MAGKSDFKINSKFAEKYDKYRQKEELQRLKDKYGDQADESESGSDSESDDDSEVELDPKVERDFYRTLSLLKKKDPKIYQTDATFYTVEDASIGDDAQPSTSKKTTEKPMYLKDYERKVILERGGKYEDDDDEESDDEEAAKRRERAASPSYIQEQRELKESFRKFIQDSDEEGSEEDFQLLKRRSKTQEEKDKEEEDYVDWLKGQAELGGPEELQDMKYLRDYWNDPELDEKECFLRDFVLNKGYMEKNDVDGIPSYDEVVNDDVEDSEEDGESFLERQEDFERHYNFRFEEPDAQKIKTYPRTIATSVRSKDERRKLKREEVKDRKKREKEQKHEQLKQLKNLKRNEIMQKLRRLQELTGNEQLAFSQVDLEGDFDPQQHDQLMQKFFGDEYYGEEEGEKPQFEVEELEEHWNWDTWTGEGGDKEYGGEEEEHEGEEYDQPNCEDPDFIMDADYDPSQPSTSKKQKKKEKMKVDALLMGKKRKKSHFAEVITQNKPVFDPQEKSFEQYLDEYYKLDYEDIIDDIPCRFRYRQVLANDFGLSTDEILGADEKELNRWASLKKTCMFRSDKEEMSDLQNYKIKGQNVKKKIEVLNSFYAEEDKAEGKTKVGKKRRDRMKNAEKDDKDLEDDDEAGPSQESFALDSVQALREAGDQEEEFLVPKSKKLKLEQETVASTQETANTRTERPKLPKKKNRHPGSRLMSGKGPFRVKMGGREFSGQRLKAYGLNPKRLHFRQLGRQKRKAQEKTEKQGIKE is encoded by the exons ATGGCAGGCAAATCGGATTTCAAGATTAATTCAAAGTTTGCAGAGAAATATGACAAATATAGACAAAAAGAAGAGTTACAAAGGC TGAAAGACAAATATGGCGACCAAGCTGACGAGAGTGAGTCTGGTTCAGATTCAGAATCAGATGATGATAGCGAGGTG GAACTTGACCCCAAAGTTGAAAGGGACTTCTACAGAACATTGTCTCTGCTGAAGAAGAAAGATCCTAAGATCTATCAGACTGATGCAACATTCTACACGGTGGAAG ATGCATCCATTGGGGATGATGCACAGCCTTCAACTTCAAAGAAAACCACAGAGAAGCCAATGTATCTGAAAGACTATGAGCGAAAAGTTATCTTGGAAAGGGGAGG TAAAtatgaggatgatgatgacgaGGAGAGTGATGATGAAGAGGCTGCAAAGAGGAGAGAG AGAGCTGCATCTCCAAGTTACATCCAGGAGCAGAGAGAATTGAAAGAGAG CTTCCGTAAATTCATACAGGACAGTGATGAGGAGGGCAGTGAAGAGGACTTTCAGCTGCTGAAGAGGAGGAGCAAAACACAGGAAGAGAAG GATAAAGAGGAAGAGGATTATGTGGACTGGCTGAAAGGCCAGGCAGAGCTGGGGGGTCCAGAAGAGTTGCAGGACATG AAATACTTGAGGGACTATTGGAACGACCCAGAGCTGGATGAGAAGGAGTGTTTCCTTAGGGATTTTGTCCTGAATAAGGGCTACATGGAGAAAAATGACGTGGACGG GATTCCCAGCTATGACGAGGTGGTGAATGATGACGTGGAGGACTCAGAAGAGGATGGGGAGTCGTTCTTGGAGCGCCAGGAGGACTTTGAAAGACACTACAACTTCCGCTTTGAGGAGCCTGATGCCCAGAAG ATCAAGACTTACCCCCGTACCATTGCCACCTCTGTCCGCTCCAAAGACGAGCGCAGGAAGCTCAAAAGGGAGGAAGTGAAGGATAGGAAGAAAAGG GAGAAGGAGCAGAAGCATGAGCAGCTGAAGCAGCTGAAGAACCTGAAGCGTAATGAGATCATGCAGAAGCTGCGGCGGCTGCAGGAGCTGACAGGCAACGAGCAGCTGGCCTTCAGTCAGGTGGACCTGGAGGGAGACTTTGACCCCCAGCAGCATGACCAACTCATGCAG AAATTCTTTGGTGATGAATAttatggagaggaagagggggagaagccCCAGTTTGAAGTTGAAGAGCTAGAGG AACACTGGAACTGGGACACATGGacaggagagggtggagacaagGAATATGGTGGTGAAGAAGAGGAGCATGAAGGAGAAGAGTATGACCAGCCAAACTGTGAAGATCCAGACTTTATT ATGGATGCAGACTATGATCCCAGTCAGCCAAGCACCTCCAAGAAGCAGAAGAAAAAGGAGAAGATGAAGGTGGATGCCCTGCTGAtgggaaagaagagaaagaagtcTCATTTTGCTGAGGTCATTACCCAAAACAAGCCTGTGTTTGACCCCC AGGAGAAGTCCTTTGAGCAGTACCTGGACGAGTACTATAAGCTGGATTATGAGGACATCATAGACGACATCCCCTGCAGGTTTCGCTACAGGCAGGTCCTGGCCAATGACTTTGGCCTGTCCACTGACGAG ATCCTGGGAGCAGATGAGAAAGAGCTGAACCGCTGGGCCTCGCTAAAGAAGACCTGCATGTTCAG GTCTGACAAGGAGGAGATGAGTGATTTGCAGAACTACAAAATCAAAggacaaaatgtgaagaaaaagaTAGAAGTCTTGAACTCTTTCTATGCTGA GGAGGACAAAGCAGAGGGCAAGACCAAAGTGGGtaagaagagaagagacaggatgAAGAATGCAGAGAAGGATGACAAGGATctggaggatgatgatgaggctggacccagtcaggaaaGCTTTGCATTGGACTCAGTCCAGGCACTGAGAGAGGCAGGAGACCAGGAAGAGGAGTTCCTGGTACCCAAATCCAagaagttgaaactggagcaggaaACAGTTGCTTCCACTCAGGAGACTGCCAACACAAGGACTGAAAGGCCAAAATTGCCCAAGAAGAAAAACAGGCACCCAGGAAGCCGCCTCATGTCGGGGAAGGGGCCCTTCagggtgaaaatgggtgggcgaGAGTTCAGCGGACAGAGACTGAAGGCCTATGGACTGAATCCCAAGAGACTGCACTTCAGGCAGCTTGGCAGGCAGAAACGAAAGGCTCAAGAGAAGACTGAGAAACAAGGGATCAAAGAGTGA
- the LOC135555452 gene encoding protein KRI1 homolog isoform X1: MAGKSDFKINSKFAEKYDKYRQKEELQRLKDKYGDQADESESGSDSESDDDSEVELDPKVERDFYRTLSLLKKKDPKIYQTDATFYTVEDASIGDDAQPSTSKKTTEKPMYLKDYERKVILERGGKYEDDDDEESDDEEAAKRRERAASPSYIQEQRELKESFRKFIQDSDEEGSEEDFQLLKRRSKTQEEKDKEEEDYVDWLKGQAELGGPEELQDMKYLRDYWNDPELDEKECFLRDFVLNKGYMEKNDVDGIPSYDEVVNDDVEDSEEDGESFLERQEDFERHYNFRFEEPDAQKIKTYPRTIATSVRSKDERRKLKREEVKDRKKREKEQKHEQLKQLKNLKRNEIMQKLRRLQELTGNEQLAFSQVDLEGDFDPQQHDQLMQKFFGDEYYGEEEGEKPQFEVEELEGEHWNWDTWTGEGGDKEYGGEEEEHEGEEYDQPNCEDPDFIMDADYDPSQPSTSKKQKKKEKMKVDALLMGKKRKKSHFAEVITQNKPVFDPQEKSFEQYLDEYYKLDYEDIIDDIPCRFRYRQVLANDFGLSTDEILGADEKELNRWASLKKTCMFRSDKEEMSDLQNYKIKGQNVKKKIEVLNSFYAEEDKAEGKTKVGKKRRDRMKNAEKDDKDLEDDDEAGPSQESFALDSVQALREAGDQEEEFLVPKSKKLKLEQETVASTQETANTRTERPKLPKKKNRHPGSRLMSGKGPFRVKMGGREFSGQRLKAYGLNPKRLHFRQLGRQKRKAQEKTEKQGIKE; the protein is encoded by the exons ATGGCAGGCAAATCGGATTTCAAGATTAATTCAAAGTTTGCAGAGAAATATGACAAATATAGACAAAAAGAAGAGTTACAAAGGC TGAAAGACAAATATGGCGACCAAGCTGACGAGAGTGAGTCTGGTTCAGATTCAGAATCAGATGATGATAGCGAGGTG GAACTTGACCCCAAAGTTGAAAGGGACTTCTACAGAACATTGTCTCTGCTGAAGAAGAAAGATCCTAAGATCTATCAGACTGATGCAACATTCTACACGGTGGAAG ATGCATCCATTGGGGATGATGCACAGCCTTCAACTTCAAAGAAAACCACAGAGAAGCCAATGTATCTGAAAGACTATGAGCGAAAAGTTATCTTGGAAAGGGGAGG TAAAtatgaggatgatgatgacgaGGAGAGTGATGATGAAGAGGCTGCAAAGAGGAGAGAG AGAGCTGCATCTCCAAGTTACATCCAGGAGCAGAGAGAATTGAAAGAGAG CTTCCGTAAATTCATACAGGACAGTGATGAGGAGGGCAGTGAAGAGGACTTTCAGCTGCTGAAGAGGAGGAGCAAAACACAGGAAGAGAAG GATAAAGAGGAAGAGGATTATGTGGACTGGCTGAAAGGCCAGGCAGAGCTGGGGGGTCCAGAAGAGTTGCAGGACATG AAATACTTGAGGGACTATTGGAACGACCCAGAGCTGGATGAGAAGGAGTGTTTCCTTAGGGATTTTGTCCTGAATAAGGGCTACATGGAGAAAAATGACGTGGACGG GATTCCCAGCTATGACGAGGTGGTGAATGATGACGTGGAGGACTCAGAAGAGGATGGGGAGTCGTTCTTGGAGCGCCAGGAGGACTTTGAAAGACACTACAACTTCCGCTTTGAGGAGCCTGATGCCCAGAAG ATCAAGACTTACCCCCGTACCATTGCCACCTCTGTCCGCTCCAAAGACGAGCGCAGGAAGCTCAAAAGGGAGGAAGTGAAGGATAGGAAGAAAAGG GAGAAGGAGCAGAAGCATGAGCAGCTGAAGCAGCTGAAGAACCTGAAGCGTAATGAGATCATGCAGAAGCTGCGGCGGCTGCAGGAGCTGACAGGCAACGAGCAGCTGGCCTTCAGTCAGGTGGACCTGGAGGGAGACTTTGACCCCCAGCAGCATGACCAACTCATGCAG AAATTCTTTGGTGATGAATAttatggagaggaagagggggagaagccCCAGTTTGAAGTTGAAGAGCTAGAGGGTG AACACTGGAACTGGGACACATGGacaggagagggtggagacaagGAATATGGTGGTGAAGAAGAGGAGCATGAAGGAGAAGAGTATGACCAGCCAAACTGTGAAGATCCAGACTTTATT ATGGATGCAGACTATGATCCCAGTCAGCCAAGCACCTCCAAGAAGCAGAAGAAAAAGGAGAAGATGAAGGTGGATGCCCTGCTGAtgggaaagaagagaaagaagtcTCATTTTGCTGAGGTCATTACCCAAAACAAGCCTGTGTTTGACCCCC AGGAGAAGTCCTTTGAGCAGTACCTGGACGAGTACTATAAGCTGGATTATGAGGACATCATAGACGACATCCCCTGCAGGTTTCGCTACAGGCAGGTCCTGGCCAATGACTTTGGCCTGTCCACTGACGAG ATCCTGGGAGCAGATGAGAAAGAGCTGAACCGCTGGGCCTCGCTAAAGAAGACCTGCATGTTCAG GTCTGACAAGGAGGAGATGAGTGATTTGCAGAACTACAAAATCAAAggacaaaatgtgaagaaaaagaTAGAAGTCTTGAACTCTTTCTATGCTGA GGAGGACAAAGCAGAGGGCAAGACCAAAGTGGGtaagaagagaagagacaggatgAAGAATGCAGAGAAGGATGACAAGGATctggaggatgatgatgaggctggacccagtcaggaaaGCTTTGCATTGGACTCAGTCCAGGCACTGAGAGAGGCAGGAGACCAGGAAGAGGAGTTCCTGGTACCCAAATCCAagaagttgaaactggagcaggaaACAGTTGCTTCCACTCAGGAGACTGCCAACACAAGGACTGAAAGGCCAAAATTGCCCAAGAAGAAAAACAGGCACCCAGGAAGCCGCCTCATGTCGGGGAAGGGGCCCTTCagggtgaaaatgggtgggcgaGAGTTCAGCGGACAGAGACTGAAGGCCTATGGACTGAATCCCAAGAGACTGCACTTCAGGCAGCTTGGCAGGCAGAAACGAAAGGCTCAAGAGAAGACTGAGAAACAAGGGATCAAAGAGTGA